The following proteins are co-located in the Mesorhizobium sp. M1E.F.Ca.ET.045.02.1.1 genome:
- a CDS encoding GGDEF domain-containing protein — protein MLLDYNSLLLAVGFSAACLSLTLFGTWLTARSDKFLLTWAISVLVVVVEVFAYDAYIEAPGTALGVLTLALLLLGFSVMLGAAHQFRTGSSPLPRIALGAGISFALALPAMALGYDGLAFMLENSLAALLLFGTAHEYWKGRAEAPAQLVGVALLYSLTAASFVLCAAVLAWGGKLVLGHAPSNWAEDLSLVVVIASMTGIGALSLALNQGRLARHHQREARTDALTGLLNRRALFDLHGKVPVGAFTAIVVFDLDGFKAINDQYGHASGDEVLKVFAEELSGNLRPNDAAARMGGEEFALVLKRTLPEMVEGTAERIRMAFAARTIETETGQLKCTVSAGFAFGSNEGVSFDKVLSAADKALYAAKRGGRNRVLDFRRAG, from the coding sequence ATGCTGCTCGATTACAACTCATTGCTGCTGGCCGTCGGCTTCTCCGCTGCCTGCCTCAGCTTGACGCTTTTCGGAACCTGGCTGACCGCCCGTTCCGACAAGTTCCTGCTGACATGGGCGATCAGCGTGCTGGTGGTGGTAGTCGAGGTGTTTGCCTATGACGCCTATATCGAGGCGCCTGGAACAGCCCTCGGCGTCCTGACACTGGCGCTGCTGCTGCTCGGTTTCTCGGTGATGCTGGGCGCCGCACACCAGTTCCGGACCGGGAGTTCGCCGCTGCCGCGTATCGCGCTTGGCGCCGGCATCTCCTTCGCGCTGGCGCTGCCGGCCATGGCGCTCGGCTATGACGGGCTGGCCTTCATGCTGGAGAATTCGCTTGCGGCGCTGCTCCTGTTCGGCACGGCGCACGAATACTGGAAAGGCCGCGCGGAGGCGCCGGCGCAGCTCGTCGGCGTGGCGCTGCTCTACTCGTTGACCGCCGCCTCCTTCGTGCTGTGCGCAGCCGTGCTGGCATGGGGCGGCAAACTCGTCCTCGGCCACGCGCCGAGCAACTGGGCCGAAGATCTGAGCCTGGTCGTCGTTATCGCCTCGATGACCGGTATCGGCGCGCTGTCGCTGGCGCTCAACCAGGGGCGGCTTGCCCGGCATCACCAGCGCGAAGCGCGGACCGACGCGCTGACCGGGCTGCTCAACCGCCGCGCTCTGTTCGACCTGCATGGCAAGGTGCCCGTCGGCGCCTTCACCGCGATCGTGGTCTTCGACCTCGACGGCTTCAAGGCGATCAACGACCAGTACGGCCACGCCTCGGGCGACGAGGTGCTGAAGGTCTTCGCCGAAGAACTGTCCGGCAATCTGCGCCCGAACGATGCCGCCGCCCGCATGGGCGGCGAGGAATTCGCGCTGGTTCTGAAACGCACCTTGCCCGAGATGGTCGAGGGTACGGCGGAACGGATAAGGATGGCCTTCGCGGCGCGAACGATCGAGACCGAGACGGGCCAGCTCAAATGCACGGTGAGCGCCGGTTTCGCGTTCGGCAGCAACGAAGGCGTGAGCTTCGACAAGGTTCTCAGCGCCGCCGACAAGGCGCTTTACGCGGCCAAGCGCGGCGGCCGCAACCGCGTGCTCGACTTCCGCCGCGCCGGCTAA
- the urtC gene encoding urea ABC transporter permease subunit UrtC: MIAQRLFGADRRIAVTIFVLLAAAIVVPLLNLAVSPASALYVPPYIVALLGKYLCYALLALALDLVWGYCGILSLGHGAFFALGGYAMGMYLMRQIGSRGVYGNPILPDFMVFLNYKELPWFWYGFDHFWFAATMVLAVPGLLAFVFGWFAFRSRVTGVYLSIITQAMTYALLLAFFRNDMGFGGNNGLTDFKDILGFNVQADATRSALFAASAVTLALAVFVTAAIVRSKYGKLLMAVRDAESRTRFLGWRAEDVKLFAFTVSAIMAGLAGALYVPQVGIINPGEFEPSNSIEVVIWTAVGGRGTIVGPIIGALLVNAGKSWFTGVLPEFWLFALGGLFVAVTLFLPKGIVGMWDSWRGKAKALRAASLAAEAGADAQEPRPKIVRSAARTPGAWSASDPEPQPAE, translated from the coding sequence ATGATCGCGCAGCGCCTCTTCGGCGCCGACCGGCGCATCGCGGTCACCATTTTCGTCCTGCTGGCGGCTGCCATCGTCGTGCCGCTGCTCAACCTCGCGGTCTCGCCGGCGAGCGCTCTCTATGTGCCGCCCTATATCGTGGCGCTGCTCGGCAAGTATCTCTGCTATGCGCTGCTGGCGCTCGCGCTCGATCTCGTCTGGGGCTATTGCGGCATCCTCTCGCTCGGCCACGGCGCCTTTTTCGCGCTCGGCGGCTATGCGATGGGCATGTATCTGATGCGACAGATCGGCTCGCGCGGCGTCTACGGCAACCCGATCCTGCCGGACTTCATGGTGTTCCTGAACTACAAGGAGCTGCCCTGGTTCTGGTACGGCTTCGACCATTTCTGGTTCGCGGCAACGATGGTGCTGGCCGTGCCAGGCCTGCTCGCCTTCGTCTTCGGCTGGTTCGCCTTCCGCAGCCGCGTCACCGGCGTCTATCTGTCGATCATCACCCAGGCGATGACCTATGCGCTGCTTTTGGCCTTCTTCCGCAACGACATGGGTTTCGGCGGCAACAACGGGCTGACCGACTTCAAGGACATTCTCGGTTTCAACGTGCAGGCCGACGCGACGCGCTCGGCGCTGTTTGCTGCCAGCGCCGTGACGCTGGCGCTGGCCGTCTTCGTCACTGCGGCGATCGTGCGATCCAAATACGGCAAGCTCCTGATGGCGGTGCGCGACGCCGAAAGCCGCACCCGCTTCCTCGGCTGGCGGGCGGAGGACGTCAAACTGTTCGCCTTCACCGTCTCGGCGATCATGGCCGGCCTTGCCGGCGCGCTCTACGTGCCGCAGGTCGGCATCATCAATCCCGGCGAATTCGAGCCGTCCAATTCGATCGAGGTGGTGATCTGGACCGCGGTCGGCGGACGCGGCACGATCGTCGGCCCGATCATCGGCGCGCTGCTCGTCAACGCCGGCAAATCCTGGTTCACCGGCGTGCTGCCGGAATTCTGGCTGTTCGCGCTGGGTGGCCTGTTCGTCGCCGTCACGCTGTTCCTGCCCAAGGGCATCGTTGGCATGTGGGACAGTTGGCGCGGCAAGGCCAAGGCGCTGCGCGCGGCCTCGCTCGCCGCCGAAGCTGGCGCCGATGCGCAGGAACCGCGGCCGAAGATCGTGCGCTCGGCGGCGAGAACCCCGGGCGCCTGGTCGGCTTCCGACCCAGAGCCGCAGCCGGCGGAGTGA
- the urtD gene encoding urea ABC transporter ATP-binding protein UrtD, whose product MSKSNTILYLDGVSVSFDGFRAINSLSLVLDKGEMRAIIGPNGAGKTTMMDIVTGKTRPDEGEVFFDGQVDLTRHDEAEIAMMGIGRKFQKPTVFESHSVEDNLMLALKGPRSIFPALFHRRSAAEARRIDDILGIIRLGDKRDELAANLSHGQKQWLEIGMLLAQDPKLLLVDEPVAGMTDAETEETARLLKDIARDHSVIVVEHDMHFVRELGVKVTCLHEGSVLSEGTLDFISADERVVEVYLGR is encoded by the coding sequence ATGAGCAAGTCGAACACCATCCTCTATCTCGACGGCGTGTCGGTCTCCTTCGACGGTTTTCGCGCCATCAACAGTCTGTCGCTGGTGCTCGACAAGGGCGAGATGCGCGCGATCATCGGACCCAACGGGGCCGGCAAGACGACGATGATGGACATCGTCACCGGCAAGACGCGGCCGGACGAGGGCGAGGTCTTCTTCGACGGCCAGGTCGATCTGACCCGCCACGACGAGGCCGAGATCGCCATGATGGGCATCGGCCGCAAATTCCAGAAGCCGACCGTTTTCGAGAGCCACAGCGTCGAGGACAATCTGATGCTGGCGCTGAAAGGGCCGCGCTCGATCTTCCCGGCGCTCTTCCATCGCCGCTCGGCCGCCGAGGCACGGCGCATCGACGACATCCTCGGCATCATCCGTCTCGGCGACAAGCGCGACGAGCTCGCCGCCAATCTCAGCCATGGCCAGAAGCAATGGCTGGAGATCGGCATGCTCTTGGCGCAGGACCCGAAGCTTTTGCTTGTCGACGAGCCGGTCGCCGGCATGACGGATGCCGAAACCGAGGAAACCGCGCGCCTGCTCAAGGACATCGCGCGGGACCATTCGGTGATCGTCGTCGAGCACGACATGCATTTCGTGCGCGAGCTCGGCGTCAAGGTCACCTGCCTGCACGAGGGCTCGGTGCTGTCCGAAGGCACGCTCGATTTCATCTCGGCCGACGAGCGCGTCGTCGAAGTCTATTTGGGGCGATGA
- the urtB gene encoding urea ABC transporter permease subunit UrtB gives MILLRAIGLLLLLTMASLLPSSAAEADLRAIIAKFATATNFSATEAVVRELAASGDPAVERPLSALADGELYIRKGDSQVFVGKDGAGGVELLDPLSGKKAADAAKTDLTKIKVNNGLRRTIRDALGTLTLRAKDAGVRLAAATTMFKTPDAANIEPLDAAIAAETEPAVKAMFEQARAATVLVSDKPEADKLAAISLIAARGDRDALSLLTSVEANSQGAVKDAAAGAIGRINSTLALWDAGQNIWYGISLGSVLLLAAIGLAITFGVMGVINMAHGEMVMLGAYTTFVVQHVIRTSFPSIFDWSLVIALPLAFLVAALVGLAIERGIIRFLYGRPLETLLATWGVSLILQQAVRTIFGPTNQEVGNPSWMSGSFDIGQLAITWNRLWILVFALLVFAVLLYVMKRTPWGLQMRAVTANRRMAASMGIRTPWVDALTFALGSGIAGIAGVALSQIDNVSPNLGRGYIIDSFMVVVFGGVGNLWGTLVGAFSLGIVNKFLEPYAGAVLGKIVVLVLIILFIQKRPRGLFALKGRAVEA, from the coding sequence ATGATCCTGCTGCGCGCGATTGGGCTGTTGCTGTTGCTGACGATGGCAAGTCTGTTGCCGTCGAGCGCGGCCGAAGCCGATCTCCGCGCAATCATCGCCAAATTCGCGACAGCCACCAACTTCTCGGCCACCGAGGCGGTGGTGCGCGAGCTGGCCGCGAGCGGCGATCCGGCGGTCGAACGACCACTTTCGGCGCTGGCCGACGGCGAACTTTATATCCGCAAGGGCGACTCCCAGGTCTTCGTCGGCAAGGACGGCGCGGGCGGCGTGGAGTTGCTCGATCCGCTGAGCGGCAAGAAGGCGGCCGACGCCGCCAAGACCGACCTCACCAAGATCAAGGTCAACAACGGCCTTCGCCGGACGATCCGCGATGCCCTGGGCACGCTGACGCTGCGCGCCAAGGACGCGGGCGTGCGGCTCGCCGCCGCGACGACCATGTTCAAGACGCCCGATGCGGCGAATATCGAGCCGCTCGATGCCGCGATCGCCGCCGAGACCGAGCCGGCCGTCAAGGCCATGTTCGAACAGGCGCGCGCGGCGACGGTTCTGGTTTCCGACAAGCCCGAAGCCGACAAGCTCGCGGCCATCTCGCTCATCGCGGCGCGTGGCGATCGCGACGCGCTTTCATTGCTGACTTCGGTCGAAGCCAATTCACAAGGCGCGGTCAAGGATGCGGCAGCCGGCGCCATCGGCCGCATCAATTCGACGCTGGCGCTGTGGGATGCCGGCCAGAACATCTGGTACGGCATCTCGCTCGGATCGGTGCTGCTGCTGGCCGCGATCGGCCTCGCCATCACCTTCGGCGTCATGGGCGTCATCAACATGGCGCATGGCGAGATGGTGATGCTTGGCGCCTACACCACCTTCGTCGTCCAGCACGTCATCCGCACGTCGTTCCCAAGCATATTCGACTGGTCGCTGGTCATCGCGCTGCCGCTTGCCTTCCTTGTCGCGGCGCTGGTCGGGCTTGCCATCGAGCGCGGCATCATCCGTTTCCTCTACGGCCGTCCGCTGGAGACGCTTTTGGCCACCTGGGGCGTCTCGCTGATCCTGCAGCAGGCCGTGCGCACCATCTTCGGGCCGACCAACCAGGAGGTCGGCAATCCGTCCTGGATGTCGGGCTCGTTCGACATCGGGCAACTCGCCATCACCTGGAACAGGCTGTGGATTCTGGTGTTCGCGCTCCTGGTTTTCGCGGTACTGCTCTACGTCATGAAGCGCACGCCCTGGGGCCTGCAGATGCGCGCCGTCACCGCCAACCGCCGCATGGCGGCCTCCATGGGCATCAGGACGCCATGGGTCGACGCGCTGACCTTCGCGCTCGGCTCCGGCATCGCAGGCATCGCCGGCGTGGCGCTCAGCCAGATCGACAATGTCTCGCCCAATCTCGGCCGCGGCTACATCATCGACAGTTTCATGGTCGTCGTCTTCGGCGGCGTCGGCAATCTCTGGGGCACGCTGGTCGGCGCCTTCTCGCTCGGCATCGTCAACAAGTTCCTCGAGCCCTATGCCGGCGCGGTGCTCGGTAAGATCGTCGTGCTGGTATTGATCATCCTGTTCATCCAGAAGCGCCCGCGCGGCCTGTTCGCGCTGAAGGGCAGGGCGGTGGAAGCATGA
- a CDS encoding S9 family peptidase, with protein sequence MAPLIPVRDFYANTGAEWGYQPSHDGSMIAWYGVEWTKTVLRVKRTEQAGSFLTLSGAQVDDFWWHSYKNELVVLSEGRLWQIDPLKPKRDNWADVTPRGFVNWRIVSSPSGPDDRLVVASNDRNPAFLDLYSVRQDGGGKQLLEKNEGETIDWWLDRHNMPLIRADRLSDEGTRFLIRDSATEPWRMLTEISARDDFTILYHPEGGKPIYALSDRGCDRIALVTVAPRTGEETIVADHPKVDAKKAFALAQNAVGPDFLTFEDGYPQYRTFSRLGEAFTKLLLDGDNPVDFNILGTSPDGRFATVARSWREQSFEYFLYDLEKGKATKIAEYDLRKRRDALVETKPVSFKARDGLDIPAFLILPRGVEPKNLPAVVVIHGGPAQQEIWAYNNDYQFLANRGYAVLSVNFRGSTGYGKAFRAAGYGEIGKAMQDDIVDAANWLVGQGIADKSNMAVMGGSYGGYSAALAMTRDPGVFKAAIVDYGVMDIAYQMQNNPFSWGLHLDEMKRYFGDPGNEASLAEMRERSPSTHAANVQGAILITAGKQDQIVGFEQTEEFEGALKAAGKDVTAVYFDKEGHGYDRWQTKLRRARLIEDFLAKHLGGRSGGFDYTEIAAEYLN encoded by the coding sequence ATGGCTCCGCTCATTCCTGTGCGCGACTTCTATGCCAACACAGGCGCAGAGTGGGGCTATCAACCGTCCCACGACGGCAGCATGATCGCCTGGTATGGCGTCGAATGGACGAAAACCGTCCTTCGCGTGAAGCGGACCGAGCAAGCCGGATCGTTTCTTACTCTTTCGGGCGCGCAGGTCGACGACTTCTGGTGGCATTCCTACAAGAACGAGTTGGTCGTGCTGAGCGAGGGCCGTCTGTGGCAGATCGATCCCCTGAAGCCCAAGCGCGACAACTGGGCGGATGTCACGCCGCGCGGCTTCGTGAACTGGCGCATCGTATCGTCACCGTCGGGACCGGATGATCGGCTGGTCGTGGCTTCCAACGATCGTAACCCCGCCTTCCTCGACCTATACAGCGTCCGGCAGGACGGTGGCGGCAAGCAGTTACTTGAGAAGAACGAAGGCGAGACAATCGACTGGTGGCTCGACCGCCACAACATGCCATTGATTCGGGCCGATAGGCTTAGCGATGAGGGCACGCGTTTCCTGATCCGTGACAGCGCCACCGAACCTTGGCGGATGCTGACCGAAATCAGCGCGCGCGATGATTTCACCATTCTTTATCATCCTGAAGGCGGAAAGCCCATTTACGCACTCTCCGACCGTGGGTGCGACCGGATCGCGCTAGTGACCGTGGCTCCTCGAACAGGAGAGGAGACCATCGTCGCAGACCATCCGAAGGTGGACGCCAAAAAAGCATTCGCGCTGGCTCAGAATGCCGTAGGCCCCGACTTTCTAACATTCGAGGACGGCTATCCCCAATATCGCACGTTTTCAAGGCTTGGCGAGGCGTTCACCAAGCTCCTCCTAGACGGAGACAATCCGGTGGACTTCAATATTCTCGGGACGTCTCCGGACGGGCGGTTTGCAACGGTCGCTCGTTCGTGGCGCGAACAGTCGTTCGAGTATTTCCTCTATGACCTTGAAAAAGGCAAAGCCACAAAAATTGCCGAGTACGATTTACGAAAGCGCAGGGATGCCTTGGTGGAGACCAAGCCGGTATCGTTCAAAGCGCGAGATGGCCTTGATATTCCGGCCTTCCTCATACTTCCGCGCGGTGTCGAACCGAAAAACCTACCGGCGGTCGTCGTCATCCATGGTGGGCCCGCGCAGCAGGAAATCTGGGCCTACAACAATGACTACCAGTTCCTCGCTAACCGCGGCTACGCTGTTCTGTCCGTGAACTTTCGCGGCTCGACCGGCTATGGCAAGGCGTTCCGCGCAGCAGGCTACGGCGAGATCGGCAAGGCCATGCAGGACGACATCGTTGACGCGGCGAACTGGCTGGTCGGGCAAGGCATCGCCGACAAGTCCAACATGGCCGTGATGGGCGGCAGCTACGGCGGCTACTCCGCAGCCCTGGCAATGACCCGCGACCCGGGCGTGTTCAAAGCGGCGATCGTCGACTACGGCGTGATGGACATCGCCTACCAGATGCAGAACAACCCGTTTTCATGGGGCCTTCACCTCGACGAAATGAAACGCTATTTCGGCGATCCAGGCAATGAGGCAAGTCTTGCCGAAATGCGGGAACGGTCCCCTTCGACCCACGCCGCGAATGTCCAAGGGGCCATCCTCATCACAGCCGGCAAGCAGGACCAAATAGTAGGCTTCGAGCAAACCGAGGAGTTCGAGGGGGCCCTGAAAGCTGCAGGAAAAGACGTGACCGCGGTCTATTTCGATAAGGAAGGACACGGATATGACCGCTGGCAGACAAAGCTTCGACGCGCGCGCCTCATCGAAGACTTCCTCGCCAAACATCTTGGCGGTCGATCGGGCGGCTTCGACTACACAGAAATTGCGGCAGAATATTTGAACTGA
- the urtE gene encoding urea ABC transporter ATP-binding subunit UrtE: MLEVSNATLHYGAAQALRGVSLKAGAGKITCVLGRNGVGKTSLMRSIVGHHRLTSGSVAFEGKALDRSAAYDRARSGIAFVPQGREIFPLLTVRENLESGFAPLKRADRTVPAHVFELFPVLKQMLGRRGGDLSGGQQQQLAIGRALVMRPKLLVLDEPTEGIQPSIIKDIGRAIRYLRDQAGIAVLLVEQYLDFCRELADEVNIMDRGQIVHTGPAADLDRPDVRKFLTV; the protein is encoded by the coding sequence ATGCTCGAAGTCTCCAATGCCACGCTCCACTATGGCGCCGCGCAGGCGCTGCGCGGCGTTTCGCTGAAGGCCGGCGCCGGCAAGATCACCTGCGTGCTCGGCCGCAACGGCGTCGGCAAGACAAGTTTGATGAGATCGATCGTCGGCCATCATCGGCTGACGAGCGGAAGCGTTGCCTTCGAGGGGAAGGCGCTCGACCGGAGCGCGGCGTATGACCGCGCCCGGTCGGGCATCGCATTCGTGCCGCAGGGCAGGGAGATTTTTCCCCTGCTCACGGTGCGCGAAAACCTGGAATCGGGCTTCGCGCCGCTGAAGCGCGCCGACCGCACTGTTCCGGCGCATGTCTTCGAGCTGTTTCCGGTGTTGAAGCAGATGCTGGGGCGTCGCGGCGGCGACCTGTCCGGCGGCCAGCAGCAGCAGCTCGCGATCGGGCGGGCGCTGGTGATGCGGCCGAAGCTGCTCGTGCTCGACGAGCCGACCGAAGGCATCCAGCCCTCGATCATCAAGGATATCGGCCGCGCCATCCGCTATCTGCGGGACCAGGCGGGGATCGCGGTGCTGCTGGTCGAGCAGTATCTCGACTTCTGCCGCGAGCTTGCCGACGAGGTCAACATCATGGACCGGGGCCAGATCGTGCACACCGGACCGGCCGCGGATCTGGACAGGCCCGATGTGCGCAAGTTCCTGACAGTCTAG
- a CDS encoding PhoX family phosphatase — protein sequence MANSPSSPSPVIRDVIAARVSRREILRGGLASGALIAGGSFVGSLFAGETHAAAALSTLGFPELKRVYDKNHAAAEGYETTIVARWGDPLAAGLPEFDGNKVEAEEQEKRFGYNCDYIAFMPLPKGSVNSDHGLLCVNNEYISPNVMFPGMTEDDAGKTMTKEQVDLGLAAMGHSIVEVMLKDGKWAIVEDSPLNRRITANTETAVSGPVAGHALMRTSADPTGAKVLGTSYNCSGGVTPWGTVLTCEEGVSDLFGGDPKKAPTADILDRYGFDGSDIYGRGRFHDRFDIDKEPNEPNRFDWVVEIDPYDPRSTPVKRTALGRMSHEASTVVRNKDGRIVVYMGDDDYFEYMYRFVSAKPYDPANPASGNDLLDDGVLSVARFDADGTVSWLPLVHGQGKLTAENGFADQAEVLLKTRLAADALGATPMDRPEDIETNPVTGRVYAVMTKNKKRDESKVNPANTRPENLWGHIVELIPPGGRGPDADHTADKYAWDLFVLCGNPKDAKVGATFHPDTSDNGWFVCPDNITFDPAGRLWVATDGANDFDLPDGVYGVDTEGAARGLPKLLFTCPHGAEATGPCFTPDGTTLFLSVQHPSEDAETLDKAETLWPDFKDGQPPRPSVVAIRRKDGQPVGA from the coding sequence ATGGCCAACTCCCCGTCCTCACCCTCCCCTGTCATCCGCGACGTCATCGCCGCGCGAGTCTCGCGCCGCGAGATCCTCAGAGGCGGCCTTGCCTCCGGCGCGCTGATTGCCGGCGGCAGCTTCGTCGGCTCCTTGTTTGCCGGCGAAACACACGCCGCTGCCGCCCTTTCCACCCTTGGTTTTCCGGAGCTGAAGCGGGTCTACGACAAGAACCACGCCGCCGCCGAAGGCTATGAGACGACCATCGTCGCGCGCTGGGGCGATCCGCTCGCCGCTGGCTTACCCGAATTCGACGGCAACAAGGTCGAGGCCGAGGAGCAGGAAAAGCGCTTCGGCTACAATTGCGACTACATCGCCTTCATGCCGCTGCCCAAGGGTTCGGTGAATTCCGACCACGGCCTGCTCTGCGTCAACAACGAGTACATCTCGCCCAACGTCATGTTCCCCGGCATGACCGAGGACGACGCCGGCAAAACGATGACGAAGGAACAGGTCGATCTCGGCCTCGCGGCCATGGGCCATTCGATCGTCGAGGTGATGCTGAAGGACGGCAAGTGGGCGATCGTCGAGGACAGCCCGCTCAATCGCCGCATCACCGCCAACACCGAGACGGCTGTCTCCGGCCCAGTCGCCGGTCATGCGCTGATGCGGACCTCGGCCGACCCGACAGGCGCCAAGGTGCTCGGCACCAGCTACAATTGCAGCGGCGGCGTCACGCCCTGGGGCACGGTGCTGACCTGTGAGGAGGGCGTTTCCGATCTCTTCGGCGGTGACCCGAAGAAGGCGCCGACCGCCGATATCCTCGACCGCTACGGCTTCGACGGCTCCGACATCTACGGCCGCGGCCGCTTCCACGACCGCTTCGACATCGACAAGGAGCCGAACGAGCCCAACCGCTTCGACTGGGTTGTCGAGATCGACCCCTACGATCCGCGGTCGACGCCGGTCAAGCGCACCGCGCTCGGCCGCATGTCGCATGAGGCCTCGACCGTCGTGCGCAACAAGGACGGCCGCATTGTCGTCTACATGGGCGACGACGACTACTTTGAATACATGTACCGCTTCGTCTCCGCCAAGCCGTACGATCCGGCGAACCCCGCTTCCGGTAACGATCTCCTGGACGACGGCGTTTTGTCGGTGGCGCGGTTTGATGCCGACGGCACGGTGAGCTGGCTGCCGCTGGTCCACGGCCAAGGCAAGCTCACCGCCGAGAATGGTTTTGCCGACCAGGCCGAGGTGCTGCTCAAGACCCGCCTTGCCGCCGACGCGCTCGGCGCGACGCCGATGGACAGGCCGGAGGACATCGAGACCAATCCGGTCACCGGCCGCGTCTATGCCGTCATGACCAAGAACAAGAAGCGCGACGAATCCAAGGTGAACCCGGCCAACACGCGGCCGGAAAACCTCTGGGGCCACATCGTCGAGCTGATCCCGCCCGGCGGCCGCGGTCCCGATGCCGACCACACCGCCGATAAATATGCCTGGGACCTTTTCGTGCTCTGCGGCAACCCCAAGGACGCCAAGGTCGGCGCCACCTTCCACCCCGATACGTCGGACAATGGCTGGTTCGTCTGCCCTGACAACATCACCTTCGATCCGGCCGGCCGGCTGTGGGTGGCGACCGACGGCGCCAACGACTTCGACCTTCCGGACGGCGTCTATGGCGTCGACACCGAGGGCGCGGCGCGCGGCTTGCCGAAACTGCTCTTCACCTGCCCGCATGGCGCCGAGGCGACCGGCCCCTGCTTCACGCCAGACGGCACGACGCTGTTCCTCTCGGTCCAACACCCCTCGGAGGATGCCGAGACGCTCGACAAGGCCGAGACGCTGTGGCCCGACTTCAAGGACGGCCAGCCGCCACGCCCGTCGGTCGTCGCCATCCGCCGCAAGGACGGTCAGCCGGTCGGCGCCTAA
- the urtA gene encoding urea ABC transporter substrate-binding protein: protein MRGNFSTITKMFSAGVIAAGLSMSAPARAADDTIKVGILHSLSGTMAISETTLKDVMLMLIEEQNAKGGLLGKKLEAVVVDPASNWPLFAEKARELISKDKVAAVFGCWTSVSRKSVLPVFSELDNILFYPVQYEGEESERNVFYTGAAPNQQAIPAVDYLMSADGGSVKRWVLEGTDYVYPRTTNKILEAYLKSKGVPAEDIMVNYTPFGFSDWQTEVSAIKKFGSAGKKTAVVSTVNGDANVPFYKELGNQGIKAEDIPVMAFSVGEEELAGLDTGPLVGHLAAWNYFESIDTPENKKFIDDWHKFIKNDKRTTNDPMEAHYIGFNMWVKAVEKAGTTDPDKVIDAMVGVSVPNLTGGYSTMMPNHHITKPVLIGEIQADGQFETVSQTPGLVMGDEWSDYLPDSKDLISDWRAPLSCGNFNVATGKCGGKGTN from the coding sequence ATGAGGGGTAATTTCTCGACAATAACAAAAATGTTTTCGGCCGGAGTGATCGCTGCCGGCCTGTCGATGTCGGCTCCCGCCAGGGCGGCCGACGATACGATCAAGGTCGGCATCCTCCATTCGCTGTCGGGGACCATGGCGATTTCGGAAACGACGCTGAAGGACGTCATGCTGATGCTGATCGAGGAGCAGAACGCCAAGGGCGGCCTGCTCGGCAAGAAGCTCGAGGCAGTCGTCGTCGACCCGGCGTCCAACTGGCCGCTGTTCGCCGAAAAGGCGCGCGAGCTGATCTCCAAGGACAAGGTGGCGGCGGTGTTCGGCTGCTGGACCTCGGTGTCGCGCAAGTCGGTGCTGCCGGTGTTCTCGGAACTCGACAACATCCTCTTCTATCCGGTCCAGTATGAGGGCGAGGAGAGCGAGCGCAACGTCTTCTACACGGGCGCGGCGCCGAACCAGCAGGCCATTCCGGCCGTCGACTATCTGATGAGCGCCGATGGCGGCTCGGTGAAGCGCTGGGTGCTCGAAGGCACCGACTACGTCTATCCGCGCACCACCAACAAGATCCTCGAGGCCTACCTCAAGTCGAAGGGCGTGCCGGCCGAGGACATCATGGTCAACTACACGCCGTTCGGCTTCTCCGACTGGCAGACCGAGGTCTCGGCGATCAAGAAGTTCGGCTCGGCCGGCAAGAAGACGGCGGTCGTGTCGACCGTCAACGGCGACGCCAACGTGCCCTTCTACAAGGAACTGGGCAACCAGGGCATCAAGGCCGAGGACATCCCGGTCATGGCCTTCTCGGTCGGCGAGGAAGAACTGGCCGGTCTCGATACCGGGCCGCTCGTCGGCCACCTCGCCGCCTGGAATTATTTCGAGAGTATCGACACGCCCGAGAACAAGAAGTTCATCGACGACTGGCACAAGTTCATCAAGAACGACAAGCGCACCACCAATGACCCGATGGAGGCCCACTATATCGGCTTCAACATGTGGGTGAAGGCGGTCGAGAAGGCCGGCACCACCGATCCGGACAAGGTGATCGACGCCATGGTCGGCGTGTCGGTTCCGAACCTGACCGGCGGCTATTCGACGATGATGCCCAACCACCACATCACCAAGCCGGTGCTGATTGGCGAAATCCAGGCCGATGGCCAGTTCGAGACCGTCTCGCAAACTCCCGGCCTCGTGATGGGCGACGAATGGTCCGACTATCTGCCGGATTCCAAGGACCTGATCTCCGATTGGCGCGCGCCTCTGTCCTGCGGCAATTTCAACGTCGCCACCGGCAAGTGCGGCGGCAAGGGCACCAACTGA